Proteins co-encoded in one Kutzneria chonburiensis genomic window:
- a CDS encoding cytochrome P450, protein MTTTRPVDVPAFPNQRTEKCPFDPDPAYVRLRAEEPVATVRCPAGVDAVLVSRYEDARAVLSDRRLSSWAASSQHMLSGYDFSEPDPGQIIQLDGEDHARLRRLLIGEFTVRRMEALRPYIQRITDEHIDAMLTGTSADLVRDFGLPIPSLVICEMLGVPYADRDEFQRDSELLLSIETNRSGGAEAWQRISDYIGGLIDQRVVAPADDLLSRLIARGNATDQPLTRAELVTIGATLLIAGHETTANMISLSTALLLENPDQLAALQADPATAVEELLRYLTVIQFGLLRRATEDVTVAGAEVKAGEWLVAAIQSGNRDEDVFPQPDSVDLARQARTHLGFGFGPHQCLGQQLARIELQIALTTLLRRIPGLRLSAPLPLSEFKNSAIIYGLRSLPVQW, encoded by the coding sequence GTGACGACTACTCGCCCGGTCGATGTGCCCGCCTTTCCGAACCAGCGCACGGAGAAGTGCCCCTTCGACCCGGATCCGGCCTACGTCCGCCTGCGCGCGGAGGAGCCCGTTGCGACGGTGCGCTGCCCGGCCGGTGTGGACGCGGTGCTGGTCAGCCGGTACGAGGATGCCCGCGCGGTGCTCTCGGATCGGCGGCTGAGCTCGTGGGCCGCGAGCTCGCAGCACATGCTGTCGGGCTACGACTTCAGCGAACCCGACCCGGGGCAGATCATCCAGCTGGACGGCGAGGACCACGCCCGCCTGCGCCGGCTGCTGATCGGCGAGTTCACCGTGCGACGCATGGAAGCCCTGCGCCCCTACATCCAGCGCATCACCGACGAGCACATCGACGCCATGCTGACGGGCACGAGCGCCGATCTGGTGCGGGACTTCGGGTTGCCGATCCCGTCGCTGGTGATCTGCGAGATGCTCGGCGTGCCCTACGCCGACCGGGACGAGTTCCAGCGCGACAGCGAGCTGCTGCTGTCGATCGAGACCAACCGCAGCGGCGGCGCCGAGGCGTGGCAGCGGATTTCCGACTACATCGGCGGGTTGATCGACCAGCGGGTGGTCGCGCCGGCGGACGACCTGCTGAGCCGGCTGATCGCCCGTGGCAACGCCACCGACCAGCCGCTGACCAGGGCCGAGCTGGTCACCATCGGCGCCACGCTGCTGATCGCCGGGCACGAGACCACGGCCAACATGATCTCGCTGAGCACGGCCCTGCTGCTGGAGAATCCGGACCAGCTGGCCGCGTTGCAGGCCGATCCGGCCACCGCCGTCGAGGAGCTGCTGCGCTACCTGACGGTGATCCAGTTCGGCCTGCTGCGGCGGGCCACCGAGGACGTCACGGTCGCCGGGGCCGAGGTGAAGGCGGGGGAGTGGCTGGTCGCCGCGATCCAGTCGGGCAACCGGGACGAGGACGTGTTTCCTCAGCCGGACAGCGTCGACCTCGCCCGGCAGGCCCGCACGCACCTGGGGTTCGGCTTCGGCCCGCACCAGTGCCTCGGCCAGCAGCTGGCCCGGATCGAGTTGCAGATCGCGCTGACCACGCTGCTGCGCCGGATCCCGGGCCTGCGCCTGTCGGCGCCGCTGCCGCTGTCGGAGTTCAAG
- a CDS encoding peptidylprolyl isomerase, translating to MKSRIAALIGSVLIAALVLPVQAAASGFPLTHCTFTPTPDNPAARPVLRPVPIAPTVGTFDVTFHFNYGPVTVRLNRAGAAPCAVQNLISLVAQRFYDHSQCWRLTDSERLGVLQCGDIYEVEKGGPGYKFPDETDGTETYGRGTIAMGNQGPGTNGSEWFIVHSFAHIPTNYSVMGTVIRGMDVLDRIVAAGIIPSERGPRDGAPAQPVKILRGTLG from the coding sequence ATGAAGTCACGCATCGCTGCTCTGATCGGGTCGGTGCTCATCGCCGCGCTGGTTCTGCCTGTTCAGGCAGCGGCGAGCGGTTTTCCCTTGACGCACTGCACCTTCACTCCTACGCCGGACAACCCTGCCGCCAGGCCGGTGCTGCGACCCGTGCCGATCGCACCCACCGTCGGCACGTTCGACGTGACGTTCCACTTCAACTACGGGCCCGTGACCGTGCGGCTCAACCGGGCCGGCGCCGCCCCGTGCGCCGTGCAGAACCTGATCAGCCTGGTGGCGCAGCGGTTCTACGACCACAGCCAATGCTGGCGGCTGACCGACAGCGAGCGGCTCGGCGTGCTCCAGTGCGGCGACATCTACGAGGTGGAGAAGGGCGGTCCGGGCTACAAGTTCCCGGACGAGACCGACGGCACCGAGACGTACGGGCGGGGCACGATCGCCATGGGCAACCAGGGGCCCGGCACCAACGGCAGCGAGTGGTTCATCGTGCACTCGTTCGCGCACATCCCGACCAACTACTCGGTGATGGGCACCGTGATCAGGGGCATGGACGTGCTGGACCGGATCGTGGCCGCCGGCATCATCCCCAGCGAGCGTGGCCCGCGCGACGGCGCGCCGGCCCAGCCCGTCAAGATCCTTCGCGGCACGCTCGGCTAG
- the ppk2 gene encoding polyphosphate kinase 2 encodes MQQSPEVLARFPELQHDEMVVEYEDGDDPILLRPDGTVVDTWRENYPYDSRLSREEYDLVKRLLQIELLKMQYWIKETGSRMVIACEGRDAAGKGGTIKRFTEHLNPRGARVVALDKPTEREMGQWYFQRYVNHLPTAGEIVLLDRSWYNRAGVERVMGYCTDEQYSRFIHQAPTFERMLVDDGVTLVKLWFSVSQAEQRTRFLIRQVDPVRQWKLSPNDVESLDRWDAYTAAKVAMFRATDTDYAPWTVVKSNDKKRARVEAMRHVLSLVDYEDKDHEVVGKPDPNVVGAASTLLETGEADHR; translated from the coding sequence ATTCAGCAATCGCCGGAGGTCCTGGCCCGGTTCCCGGAACTGCAGCACGACGAGATGGTCGTGGAGTACGAGGACGGCGACGACCCGATCCTGCTCCGCCCGGACGGCACGGTGGTGGACACCTGGCGGGAGAACTACCCGTACGACAGCCGTCTGAGCCGGGAGGAGTACGACCTGGTCAAGCGGCTGCTGCAGATCGAGCTGCTGAAGATGCAGTACTGGATCAAGGAGACCGGCAGCCGCATGGTCATCGCCTGTGAAGGGCGGGACGCGGCGGGCAAGGGCGGCACGATCAAGCGGTTCACCGAGCACCTCAACCCCCGTGGGGCGAGGGTGGTGGCGCTGGACAAGCCGACCGAGCGCGAGATGGGCCAGTGGTACTTCCAGCGCTACGTCAACCACCTGCCGACGGCGGGCGAGATCGTGCTGCTGGACCGCTCCTGGTACAACCGCGCCGGCGTGGAACGCGTCATGGGCTACTGCACGGACGAGCAGTACAGCCGCTTCATCCACCAGGCGCCGACGTTCGAGCGGATGCTGGTCGACGACGGCGTGACGCTGGTGAAGCTGTGGTTCTCGGTCTCCCAGGCGGAGCAGCGCACGCGTTTCCTGATCCGCCAGGTGGATCCGGTCCGGCAGTGGAAGCTCAGCCCGAACGACGTGGAGTCGCTGGACCGCTGGGACGCCTACACGGCGGCGAAGGTGGCGATGTTCCGGGCCACCGACACCGACTACGCGCCGTGGACCGTGGTGAAGAGCAACGACAAGAAGCGCGCCCGCGTCGAGGCGATGCGCCACGTGCTCTCACTGGTCGACTACGAGGACAAGGACCACGAGGTGGTCGGCAAGCCGGATCCGAACGTGGTGGGTGCGGCCTCGACCCTGCTGGAGACGGGCGAGGCCGACCACCGCTAG
- a CDS encoding ATP-binding protein, with the protein MALGERESERERLAGLVGGIRDRGGALVVRGEAGIGKSALLAEIEAPGVRVLAAVGVEAEHSLPYAGLHQLLFPLRQGIDALPKTQREALATALGLADGPRPEIYLVGMAVLNLLAEAGEPLLLIVDDAHWLDPNSQDVLAFVARRLESEPIALVAAVRDGEPSRLTTANLPTMTLGPLSDEAARELLADVPPGQRERVLKAARGNPLALKELSRGDASTSVEQTFANRVRALPAGTRTFLLTAAVNDTNELAEALDATKADLVALGPALDENLITITHDTLAWRHPLLRTAIVKDAEPQERQRAHQALADTITDPDRRIWHRAAATTGPDEEIAAELVKSAKRTERRGGVDATVRLLERAAKLTKDPAGRAELLLKAAGGAVETGNRELAERLLREASAEDLTPNQRAVARWLPTNLDDGLRDEVSSPGDVADLAISVLADGDLDLAMQILWGAAMRCFWIEPGMADRRRLTKAADAMPLDRHDPRVVAINAYVTPLERGESVLADLTALAGETDRDAQVDRFLGSAAMLTGAFDLAARFSASAQPGLRAQGRLAFLARALGVQAWSCVRLGDLATAMAAAEEGQRLAIETSQHYIHGLTLATQAEIAALRGDYALAESLATQAESIGLSAGARPVLATVQLARGIAALGEGRHADAFANLMRLNDPADPAYQVALRCYAIAELTEAAVRCDQLGVVRELVQEYEMHAMASPSPALHSGLRHARAVLAADNEAEKLFRAALDVETWPLERSRTQLAYGEWLRRQRRPADSRPHLRAARETFDALGVTAWAERARRELRAAGETSPDQPTDRVGDLTPHELNIARLAAEGLTNREIGQQLYLSHRTVSTHLHRIFPKLGITSRTELREVLGP; encoded by the coding sequence GTGGCGCTGGGTGAGCGGGAGTCGGAACGCGAGCGGTTGGCCGGGCTGGTCGGGGGAATCCGCGACCGGGGCGGGGCGCTGGTGGTCCGGGGCGAGGCGGGCATCGGGAAGTCGGCGCTGCTGGCGGAGATCGAAGCGCCGGGGGTGAGGGTGCTGGCGGCGGTGGGGGTTGAGGCGGAGCACAGCCTGCCCTACGCGGGCCTGCACCAACTGCTGTTCCCGCTGCGCCAAGGGATCGACGCCCTGCCGAAGACGCAACGAGAAGCGCTGGCGACGGCACTGGGGCTGGCGGACGGCCCACGCCCGGAGATCTACCTGGTGGGCATGGCGGTGCTGAACCTGCTGGCGGAAGCGGGAGAACCGCTGCTGCTGATCGTGGACGACGCGCACTGGCTGGATCCGAACAGCCAAGACGTGCTGGCCTTCGTGGCCCGCCGACTGGAATCGGAGCCGATCGCCCTGGTGGCGGCGGTGCGTGACGGCGAGCCGTCGCGGTTGACCACGGCGAATCTGCCGACGATGACACTGGGGCCGCTGTCGGACGAAGCGGCGCGGGAATTGCTGGCGGATGTACCGCCCGGGCAACGGGAGCGGGTGCTGAAAGCGGCGCGCGGCAATCCGCTGGCGCTGAAGGAGCTGTCCCGGGGTGATGCGTCGACGAGCGTGGAGCAGACGTTCGCGAACCGGGTGCGGGCGCTGCCGGCGGGCACGAGGACGTTCCTGCTGACCGCGGCGGTGAATGACACGAATGAGCTTGCCGAAGCGCTGGACGCCACGAAAGCGGACTTGGTGGCGTTGGGGCCGGCGCTGGACGAGAACCTGATCACGATCACGCACGACACGCTGGCCTGGCGGCACCCGCTGCTGCGCACGGCGATCGTCAAGGACGCGGAGCCGCAGGAACGCCAACGGGCGCACCAGGCCCTGGCCGACACGATCACCGATCCGGACCGGCGGATCTGGCACCGTGCGGCGGCGACCACGGGCCCGGACGAGGAGATCGCGGCCGAACTGGTGAAGTCGGCCAAGCGCACGGAACGCCGGGGTGGCGTCGACGCGACGGTGCGGCTGCTCGAACGGGCCGCGAAACTGACCAAGGATCCGGCCGGCCGCGCGGAGTTGCTACTCAAGGCGGCCGGCGGCGCCGTCGAGACGGGCAACCGGGAGCTGGCGGAACGTCTGCTGCGAGAGGCGTCGGCCGAGGACCTCACGCCGAACCAGCGAGCGGTCGCCCGCTGGCTGCCGACCAATCTCGACGACGGCCTGCGGGACGAGGTGTCCAGTCCGGGCGACGTCGCCGACCTGGCGATCAGCGTACTGGCCGACGGCGATCTCGACCTGGCGATGCAGATCCTGTGGGGCGCGGCCATGCGCTGCTTCTGGATCGAGCCCGGCATGGCCGACCGCCGCCGCCTGACCAAAGCAGCCGACGCCATGCCGCTCGACCGCCACGACCCGCGCGTGGTCGCGATCAACGCCTACGTGACTCCGCTCGAACGCGGCGAGTCCGTGCTGGCCGATCTCACCGCGCTGGCCGGCGAGACCGACCGCGACGCGCAGGTGGACCGCTTTCTGGGCAGCGCCGCGATGCTGACCGGCGCCTTCGATCTGGCGGCCCGGTTCTCCGCCAGCGCCCAACCCGGCCTGCGGGCCCAGGGCCGTCTCGCCTTCCTGGCCCGCGCGTTGGGCGTGCAGGCGTGGAGCTGCGTCCGCCTCGGCGATCTCGCCACCGCCATGGCCGCCGCTGAAGAGGGCCAACGGCTGGCAATCGAGACGTCACAGCACTACATCCACGGCCTGACGCTCGCCACTCAAGCCGAGATCGCCGCTTTGCGCGGCGACTATGCTCTGGCCGAAAGCCTTGCCACGCAAGCGGAAAGCATCGGCCTCTCGGCCGGCGCGCGGCCGGTGCTGGCCACCGTCCAGCTGGCCCGCGGCATCGCCGCGCTGGGTGAGGGACGGCACGCCGACGCGTTCGCGAACCTCATGCGGCTCAACGATCCCGCAGACCCCGCGTACCAGGTTGCCTTGCGCTGCTATGCGATCGCCGAGCTGACCGAGGCCGCGGTGCGCTGTGATCAGCTCGGCGTGGTCCGGGAACTGGTGCAGGAGTACGAGATGCACGCGATGGCGTCGCCCTCGCCGGCGCTCCACAGTGGACTCCGCCATGCCCGCGCCGTGCTCGCGGCCGACAACGAGGCGGAGAAGCTGTTCCGGGCCGCGCTGGACGTCGAGACCTGGCCGCTCGAACGCAGCCGAACCCAGCTCGCCTACGGGGAATGGTTGCGCCGGCAACGACGTCCCGCCGATTCGCGCCCGCACCTGCGCGCCGCCCGCGAGACGTTCGACGCGCTGGGCGTGACGGCGTGGGCCGAGCGGGCCCGCCGCGAGCTGCGCGCGGCCGGCGAGACCAGCCCGGACCAGCCCACCGACCGGGTCGGCGACCTGACACCCCATGAGCTGAACATCGCTCGGCTGGCCGCCGAGGGCTTGACGAACCGGGAGATCGGGCAGCAGCTTTATCTCTCACACCGGACCGTGAGCACGCACCTGCACCGCATCTTCCCCAAGCTCGGGATCACCTCCCGCACCGAACTGCGAGAGGTGCTCGGGCCATGA
- a CDS encoding alpha/beta fold hydrolase, with protein sequence MISRRLFAQGVAGVMAAGTLAACSSEKAAAPAAAPTTSPGHTKFAALKQINAGPLNIGYAEDGPANGPVVFLLHGWPYSIHSYVDVAPILAAAGYRVIVPFLRGYGSTTFLSADTVRNGQQAATASDLIALMDALHVDKAVLGGYDWGSRTAGCVAAVWPERVKAAALVSGYLVTNLKAQQQPLTPVAERGWWYQYYFSTDRGVAGYRQNVHDFNKLIWQTASPDWKFSDATYDQSAEAFANADHVAVVIHNYRWRLGLAQGEAQYDAVEQKLQAAPPITVPTITIASDFDGAAMDGKAYRSKFTGKYDHRILKGIGHNVPQEDPQSFAKAVIDADKL encoded by the coding sequence ATGATCAGCAGGAGACTGTTCGCGCAGGGCGTCGCCGGAGTCATGGCGGCGGGCACGCTCGCCGCCTGCTCCTCGGAGAAGGCCGCCGCGCCGGCCGCCGCCCCGACGACTTCGCCTGGCCACACCAAGTTCGCCGCCCTCAAGCAGATCAACGCCGGGCCGCTGAACATCGGCTACGCCGAGGACGGGCCGGCCAACGGTCCCGTGGTGTTCCTGCTGCACGGCTGGCCGTACTCGATCCACAGCTACGTCGACGTGGCCCCCATCCTGGCCGCCGCCGGATATCGGGTCATCGTGCCGTTCCTGCGGGGCTATGGCAGCACGACGTTCCTGAGCGCCGACACCGTCCGAAATGGACAGCAGGCCGCCACCGCCTCGGACCTCATCGCCCTGATGGACGCGCTGCACGTCGACAAGGCCGTGCTCGGCGGCTACGACTGGGGCAGCCGGACCGCCGGCTGCGTCGCCGCCGTGTGGCCCGAGCGCGTCAAGGCGGCCGCGCTGGTCAGCGGCTACCTGGTGACCAACCTCAAGGCCCAGCAGCAGCCGCTCACCCCCGTCGCCGAGCGCGGCTGGTGGTACCAGTACTACTTCAGCACCGATCGCGGCGTCGCCGGCTACCGGCAGAACGTGCACGACTTCAACAAGCTGATCTGGCAGACCGCCTCGCCCGACTGGAAGTTCTCCGACGCCACGTACGACCAGAGCGCCGAGGCCTTCGCCAACGCCGACCACGTCGCCGTCGTCATCCACAACTACCGTTGGCGGCTCGGGCTGGCGCAGGGCGAGGCGCAGTACGACGCCGTCGAGCAGAAGCTCCAGGCCGCGCCGCCGATCACCGTGCCGACCATCACCATCGCCAGCGACTTCGACGGCGCCGCCATGGACGGCAAGGCCTACCGGTCCAAGTTCACCGGCAAGTACGACCACCGGATCCTCAAGGGCATCGGCCACAACGTGCCACAGGAGGACCCGCAGAGCTTCGCCAAGGCCGTGATCGACGCCGACAAGCTCTGA
- a CDS encoding SMP-30/gluconolactonase/LRE family protein: protein MKALEVLADDLVYPESPRWHDGRLWISDVHAYRLVTVGATTDVVCEVPGRPAGSGFLPDGSLLLATALDRRLNVWDGEFRPVAEVPATGLLNDMVVGPDGRAWFGDTGFRLGVEEPRPGRIFTWTAAEGPEVAAEDVWFPNGMVITGNELVVNESTADRTSVFRIQSDGMLHRDRVLVEAGPFPDGLAMDADGSYWIALFGGGKFVHVSVGGDVLEEIDTGGRIAVACAFGEGSLYLCTAETTMADLREGRSRGYIHQLSNV from the coding sequence ATGAAGGCACTCGAGGTATTAGCCGACGACCTGGTCTATCCGGAGTCGCCACGCTGGCACGACGGCCGCCTTTGGATCTCCGATGTGCACGCGTATCGCCTGGTCACGGTGGGTGCGACAACGGATGTTGTCTGCGAGGTGCCGGGGCGGCCGGCGGGCAGCGGCTTTCTGCCGGACGGCTCGTTGCTGCTGGCCACGGCCCTGGATCGGCGGCTGAACGTCTGGGACGGCGAGTTCCGGCCGGTGGCCGAGGTGCCGGCGACGGGTCTGCTGAACGACATGGTGGTCGGCCCGGACGGTCGGGCGTGGTTCGGAGACACCGGCTTCCGGCTGGGTGTCGAGGAGCCGCGACCGGGGCGGATCTTCACGTGGACGGCCGCGGAGGGGCCGGAGGTTGCGGCCGAAGACGTCTGGTTTCCCAACGGCATGGTCATCACGGGCAACGAACTGGTGGTCAACGAGTCGACGGCCGACCGGACTTCTGTATTCAGGATCCAGTCTGACGGAATGCTGCATCGGGACCGCGTGCTCGTGGAGGCGGGGCCGTTCCCGGACGGACTGGCGATGGACGCCGACGGCTCGTACTGGATCGCATTGTTCGGCGGGGGCAAGTTCGTGCACGTCAGCGTGGGTGGGGACGTGCTGGAAGAGATCGACACCGGCGGCCGGATCGCGGTGGCCTGCGCCTTCGGCGAAGGGTCGCTGTACCTGTGCACGGCCGAGACGACGATGGCGGATCTGCGCGAGGGACGTAGTCGCGGCTACATTCACCAACTTTCGAATGTCTAG
- the hisD gene encoding histidinol dehydrogenase: MSLELKKALPTSAGRAGSDAVAATVSGVIADIRDRGDAAVREYSARFDNWSPAEFRLSAAEIDRIIATVPAQTIEDIRTVQANVRGFAEKQLASMLEFEVETAPGVFLGQKHNPVEAVGAYVPGGRYPLLASAHMTVLTAKVAGVKRVTACTPPIRGEIPAATIAAMHLAGADEILLLGGVQAVAAMAVGTETVGKVDMLAGPGNAYVAEAKRQLFGEVGIDLFAGPTEILIIADDTADPQLVAVDLLSQAEHGPDSPAILITTSETVGRAVLDHVDRLLPGMSTRDFAEPAWRDHGQVHVVSGLTEAFNLADEFASEHVQVLTENPRQALTSMNHYGALFLGEGTCVSYGDKVIGTNHTLPTRHAARYTGGLWVGKFLRTVTYQEVTNAASSAALGELCGRAARAEFFEGHARSGDIRASRVRGELPAWAK, translated from the coding sequence ATGTCCCTCGAACTGAAAAAGGCCTTGCCGACCAGCGCGGGCCGGGCCGGCTCCGACGCCGTGGCGGCCACCGTGTCCGGGGTGATCGCCGACATCCGCGACCGCGGCGACGCGGCCGTCCGCGAGTACTCGGCCCGCTTCGACAACTGGTCGCCGGCCGAGTTCCGGCTGTCGGCCGCCGAGATCGACCGCATCATCGCCACTGTGCCGGCGCAGACCATCGAAGACATCCGGACCGTGCAGGCCAACGTGCGTGGCTTCGCCGAGAAGCAGCTGGCGTCGATGCTGGAGTTCGAGGTCGAGACGGCCCCGGGGGTTTTCCTTGGCCAGAAACACAATCCGGTCGAAGCGGTCGGCGCGTACGTGCCCGGCGGCCGGTACCCGCTGCTCGCGTCGGCGCACATGACCGTGCTGACCGCGAAGGTCGCCGGCGTCAAGCGGGTCACCGCCTGCACGCCGCCGATCCGCGGCGAAATCCCCGCCGCCACCATCGCCGCCATGCACCTTGCCGGCGCGGACGAGATCCTGCTGCTCGGCGGCGTGCAGGCGGTCGCGGCGATGGCCGTCGGCACCGAGACGGTCGGCAAGGTCGACATGCTGGCCGGCCCGGGCAACGCCTACGTGGCCGAGGCCAAGCGGCAGCTGTTCGGTGAGGTCGGCATCGACCTGTTCGCCGGGCCGACCGAGATCCTGATCATCGCCGACGACACGGCCGACCCACAGCTGGTCGCCGTCGACCTGCTCAGTCAGGCTGAACACGGGCCGGACTCGCCGGCCATCCTGATCACCACCTCCGAGACCGTCGGGCGGGCGGTTCTGGACCACGTCGACCGGCTGCTGCCGGGCATGTCGACCCGTGACTTCGCGGAGCCGGCATGGCGTGATCACGGTCAGGTGCATGTTGTGTCGGGTTTAACGGAAGCGTTCAACCTGGCTGACGAGTTCGCCTCCGAGCACGTGCAGGTGCTGACCGAGAACCCGCGCCAGGCGCTGACCTCGATGAACCACTACGGCGCGCTGTTCCTCGGCGAGGGCACATGTGTCTCCTACGGGGACAAGGTCATCGGCACCAACCACACGCTGCCGACGCGGCACGCTGCGCGGTATACCGGTGGTCTCTGGGTGGGTAAGTTCCTGCGTACCGTGACGTACCAGGAGGTCACCAACGCGGCGTCCAGCGCCGCGCTGGGCGAGCTCTGTGGACGGGCGGCGCGGGCCGAGTTCTTCGAGGGCCATGCTCGGTCCGGCGACATCCGGGCTTCGCGGGTGCGCGGCGAGTTGCCCGCGTGGGCCAAGTGA
- a CDS encoding SDR family NAD(P)-dependent oxidoreductase, whose protein sequence is MTTLDGRTALVTGAGRGLGRGIGVALARAGAKVVLVSRTAAEIDAAASEIRDAGGSAVAVTCDVLDLADFEAVLDGVGVVDVLVNNAGTNDPMPFGEVMPTVYDKIFDLNVRATYFVTQAVVSRMIAAGRGGSVITVSSQMGQVGAANRSVYCAAKHAVEGMTKALAVELGPRGIRVNTVAPGYVETPLTAPYFADEEFRADTMRRIPLGRLGLVADVAAAVVYLADPAATFVTGTSLVIDGGYTAQ, encoded by the coding sequence GTGACCACTTTGGACGGTCGGACCGCGCTCGTGACCGGGGCGGGTCGTGGTCTGGGCCGGGGTATTGGTGTGGCGCTGGCTCGTGCTGGCGCGAAGGTGGTGCTGGTCAGCCGTACGGCTGCGGAAATCGATGCCGCTGCCTCGGAAATCCGGGATGCTGGCGGTTCGGCCGTCGCTGTGACCTGTGATGTCCTTGATTTGGCCGACTTTGAGGCCGTGCTGGACGGGGTCGGTGTGGTCGACGTGTTGGTGAACAACGCCGGCACCAACGACCCGATGCCGTTCGGCGAGGTCATGCCTACGGTGTACGACAAGATCTTCGATCTGAATGTTCGGGCCACGTATTTCGTGACCCAGGCGGTGGTCAGTCGCATGATCGCCGCTGGTCGCGGCGGCTCCGTGATCACGGTGTCGTCGCAGATGGGGCAGGTGGGCGCGGCCAACCGGTCCGTGTACTGCGCGGCCAAGCACGCCGTCGAGGGCATGACCAAGGCGTTGGCCGTCGAGCTCGGGCCGCGGGGCATCCGGGTGAACACGGTGGCCCCCGGTTACGTCGAAACCCCTTTGACCGCACCGTATTTCGCCGACGAGGAGTTCCGCGCGGACACCATGCGCCGGATCCCGCTCGGCCGGCTCGGCCTCGTCGCCGACGTCGCCGCCGCCGTCGTGTACCTCGCCGATCCCGCCGCGACCTTCGTCACCGGCACCAGCCTGGTGATCGACGGCGGCTACACCGCCCAGTAG